The nucleotide sequence atatttcaacaagaacCTTAGAGCACATAAACCAAATATACGTCGAGCTAAACTATGGTCGGAGATTTTAAATAAAAAGATAAATACCAAAGTATCTACACGTGTGTTGCGAACATTGACTAAAGAAGGTGGTGTTGATCAATATTTACTTAAATCTACTCCAGCAAGAATTAAGACTATGGGATTAACTGGTTGGAAATTGAGAtatgaattgttgaacgAACTAgaacaaagagaaagaggTGAAACAGAAGTATCCAATGGAGAATTGAAACCAGTTACATATATTCATCCCTTGGATGGAAGGAAATTTATTGCAACTAAAGAAGAATTGTTATCAGCATTATATGATTTGGTACAAAGAGATAGTTATTATCCTATTAAACCAGCTGAGTTTGATAGAAAGTATTCATGGTTGCCAATGGAAGAGATTGTAAATAGATTAGATGCTTATGAGTTTGACTTTAATGGTCAAGTTGTGTAAATAGAAGGACAACTAACAGAAAATGGTTGTAAAATGATGACTGGAGGTTGTAGCCCTGGTTTTGGAAATGTTCACGTGAATGTCATTTACTTTTTTCTCTCCCTCCATCTTATTTTGTGTCAGTTATTCTTTTGCTACCATTTCA is from Candida orthopsilosis Co 90-125, chromosome 1 draft sequence and encodes:
- a CDS encoding ribosomal protein, large subunit, mitochondrial precursor → MNFFKVVNSVPIARTCTSLLIPKIALRPFSSAIPALATKKKYDKFYKILKYTKPIDETHYEIGQEHPRGLRIPKDVPDFPKYKYEARFFKRQNRGLYGGLQRKRSKTCSEYFNKNLRAHKPNIRRAKLWSEILNKKINTKVSTRVLRTLTKEGGVDQYLLKSTPARIKTMGLTGWKLRYELLNELEQRERGETEVSNGELKPVTYIHPLDGRKFIATKEELLSALYDLVQRDSYYPIKPAEFDRKYSWLPMEEIVNRLDAYEFDFNGQVV